CACGGTGGCGCTCCAGCAGCAGGTACGGCAGTTCGGCAACAACGTCGACGTGCTGGCGCCGGGGGCGTTCGTGTCGATGGTGGTGCCGCTGGTGGTCTTCTTCGCCTTCCAGCGCCAGTTCGCCACGGGGGTCATGGCGGGCGCGGTGAAGTAGCGGTCGCCCACCGGCGGGCGCGGCGAGCCCGGCCTATCGACAAGGCGCCTCCTAGGGCCTGTCGTCAAACTTGCGTCTGCCCCGCGACGCCTGGCACGCACTCTCGCCGCACCGGGCGAAAACCCGAGTACGTCCAGTACGAGGACTTCCTCCCGGCACACCGAGAGCACGCACCAGACGCCGCGGGGCCGCCCTCCGGGCGACGACGGGAGTTTGACGACAGGCCCTATGCCTTGAGCGCCGCCACCGCCGACCGCGTCAGATCGTCCACGTACCCCGCGGGCAGCGGCGTACGGACCACGACGAGGCGCCAGTAGAGCGGCCCGACCACCAGGTCGAGGGCGCGGCCCGGGTCGGCGCCCTCGGGGAGTTCGCCGCGGGCGACGGCTTCGCGGACGATCTGGGTCATGACACCGCGCTGGCCGTCGAGCAGCGCGGCCGTGACGGACTCGGCGATCTCGGGCTGCCGGGCGGCCTCGACGAGCAGGTCCGGGATGACCTGCGAGGCGACGGGGTGGCGCAGCGCGTGCGAGGCGACCTGGAGGAGCGCGCGCACGTCCCCGTGCAGGGAGCCGGTGGCGGGCGCCGGCAGGCCCTGCGCGGCGAAGGCCCCGACGATGTCCAGAACGAGGGCGAGCTTGGACTTCCAGCGCCGGTAGACGGCGGTCTTGCCGACGCCCGCGCGGCGCGCGATGCCCTCGATGGACATCCGGGCGAAGCCTACGGCCGCGAGCTCCTCGAAGACGGCGGCCCGGATGGCCTCGGTCACGTCCTCGCGGAGTACGGCCGCTCCGGCGGGGGCGCGGCGGGGGGTCGGATCGGTCATGAACGGCATCCTAACCAACGGCGACGCCCCGAGCCCGTCACGACGATACGGTTGCGTTCCGACGTGCGGTCGCCCTAATCTCCCCGTAGCGACGATACGGACCCGTTCCATCGCCGAGGATGCCCGCACCCTTCGTCGAAAGCGCCCTGCCCGTGACCACTCAGACGCTTCCCCCACCCCTGCGGAAGCCCCCTCCGCCGGGGGCCTCGCACCAGGAGACCGCCGGCTCGCCCCGCGAGGCCGCCGACGCGGATCTGCGCGAACTCGCCCGGCGCCACGGCCTCACCGTCAGCGGCGCCCGCCCCTCGCTGCCCGCCTACGCGCGGCAGATCTGGTCCCGCCGCGACTTCATCACCGCCTTCGCGACGGCCCGGCTGACCGCCCAGTACAGCCAGGCGCGGCTCGGCCAGGTCTGGCAGGTGATGACCCCGCTGCTCAACGCCGCCGTCTACTACCTGATCTTCGGCGTCCTCATGGACGCCAAGCAGGGCGTCGCCGACTACGTGCCCTTCCTGATCACCGGCATCTTCGTGTGGACCTTCACCTCGAACACGATCCTGGCCGGGACCCGGGCGATCAGCGGCAACCTGGGCCTCGTCCGCGCCCTGCACTTCCCCCGCGCGAGCCTGCCGATCTCGCTGTCGATCCAGCAGCTCCAGCAGCTGCTGCTCTCGCTCGCCGCGCTGGCCATGATCCTGTGCGGGCTCGGCGAGTTCCCCACCTGGAGCTGGTTCCTCGCCGTCCCCGCGCTGCTCTGCCAGGCGCTGTTCAACACGGGCGTGGCGCTCGTCCTCGCCCGGCTCGCGGCCCGCACCCCGGACATCTCCCAGCTGATGCCGTTCGTGCTCCGCACCTGGATGTACGCCTCGGGCGCGATGTGGTCGATCCAGAACCTGGCGGCGAGCGGACGGTTCCCCGACGGCGTGGTGCTCGCCCTCCAGTGCAACCCGGCGGCGGTCTACATCGACCTGATGCGCTTCGCGCTCATCGAGAGCTACACCTCGGCGCAGTTGCCGCCGCACGTCTGGGCACTCGCCGCCGGCTGGGCCCTCCTGGCCTTCGGGGGCGGTTTCATCTGGTTCTGGAAGGCGGAGGAGACGTACGGCCGTGGCTGACCCGCAGAGCACCCCGACATGCACCCCCACCCCGACCTCCCCTCCCGCACCCGTCCCGACCGTGGTGGCCGACGGCGTCCACATCACCTACACGGTCAACGGCGGCGGCGCGGGCGGCCGGGGTGCCGCGACGGCCGCGCTGAGCCGGATGCTCCGGCGCGGCGAGAAGCGGCCGGCCGACCGTCGGGTCCACGCCGTGAAGGGCGTCAGCTTCGTCGCGTACCGGGGCGAGGCAATTGGCCTGATCGGTTCGAACGGATCTGGGAAATCCACCCTCCTGAAGGCCATCGCAGGCCTCCAGCCCGTGGAGCGTGGCCAGGTGTACACCGACGGGCAGCCCTCGCTCCTCGGCGTCAACGCGGCCCTCATGAACGACCTCACCGGCGAGCGGAACGTGATCCTCGGCGGTCTCGCGATGGGCATGAGCCGTACGGAGGTCCGCGAGCGCTACGACGAGATCGTGGAGTTCTCCGGCATCAACGAGAAGGACGACGCGATCTCCCGCCCCATGGGGACGTACTCCTCCGGCATGGGGGCGCGGCTGCGCTTCTCCATCGCCGCAGCGAAGAGCCATGACGTCCTGCTCATCGACGAGGCGCTGTCCACCGGCGACGCCCGTTTCCGCCGCCGGAGCCAGCGGCGGATCGACGAACTGCGGGCGGAGGCGGGGACGGTCTTCCTGGTGAGCCACTCGAACTCGACGATCACGGAGACATGCGAGCGGGCCCTGTGGCTGGAGGCGGGCACGCTGCGGATGGACGGCCCGGCGAAGGAGGTGGTGGCGGCGTACGAGGAGTTCACCGCGACAGGAGCCGGACCAGGAGCCAAAGAAAAGGGCAAATAAGACATTAAGGGCTACAGTGCGGAAGGATGACGAACGATCACCCCCAGCCGCCACCGGAAGCCCAAGGGACCCGCGCCGAGCCCCCCGGCCTCACCAAGTCCCCCTTCGACTCGGACACCTTCACCTCCGCCACCTTCGTCACGGTCGGCCGCGGCCCCTACCTCGCCGTCGCCTCCGTCTGGCTGATCACCCGCGTCGGCATGGTGCTGCTGCTCCTCCGCGACACCCTCGGCATCGGCGGCGTCCGCCGCGAGGTGGACCTCTACCGGTACTGGTACGGGCAGTTCGCACAGGGCACCTTCCCGCCCGGCGACGTCACCTGGCAGTACCCGCCCGGCGCGGGGCTCGTGATCATGGCGCCGGGCGTCCTCCCCTGGCTGACGTACGTCCAGGCGTTCGTCGCGCTCACCCTCCTGGCCGACGCGGTCGTCACCGCCGCACTCGCCCGCGCCGACAGCGCCCGGCTCACCCACGGCGCATGGATCTGGGTCTGCGGCCTGCCGCTCCTCCTGCATCTGCCGCTCGCCCGCTACGACGTCCAGACCACCGCCCTCGCCGTCCTCGCCCTGCTCGCGCTCACCTCCCGCCCGGCCGTCGCCCACCGGCTCGGCGGAGCGCTCGCGGGCATCGGCGCGATGGTCAAGGTCTGGCCGGCCCTCGCCCTGATCGGCACCCCCCGGGGCCGTACCACCCGCGAGGCGTGGACCGCCGCGGCCGTCGCGGCCCTCGCCCTGCTCGCCACCCTCGCGCTGTTCTTCTCCGACTCCCTCGGCTTCCTGCGCCAGCAGGGCAGCCGAGGCATCCAGATCGAGTCGCTCGGCGGCACCGCCCTCGCCCTTGCCGGGGCCGGCGGCGTCTGGCCGGGCAGGGTCGAGTTCCGCTACGGAGCCTTCGAGTACGTCGGCCCGTACGTCTCCAGCCTCGGCCACCTCGCCCTGCTGCTCACCGTCATCGCCTTCGGCTGGCTGCTCCTGTGGCGCGTACGGGCCCACCGCTGGACCGCCGCCACCCCGCTCGACGCGGCACTCACCGCCGTCCTGCTGTTCACCGTCACCAGCCGGGTGATCAGCCCCCAGTACATGATCTGGCTGCTCGGCCTCGCCGCCGTCTGTCTGACCTCGCGCAGCACCGTGATGCGCCCGGTGGCGCTGCTGCTGCTCCCGGCAGCCGCCCTCAGCGCCCTCGCGTACCCCGTCCTGTACGACCATGTCGTCGCCGGCACCACCGAGGGGCTGACCGTCATGGCCCTGCGCAACGGCCTGCTGCTCGCCGCGACCCTGCTCGCCGCCCGCCGCCTGTGGACCTCGACGGTGACAGGGCCTCCCGAGGAGACGGCCTAGGGGGAGACATCGGGCGCGTGACAGGGGAAGGGCCCCGCCGGACGTCCGGCGGGGCCCTTCCTCTCGCTCGTGCCTAGCTGTGCGTCCGCAGCAGCGTGCGCATCGTCCGCATCGCCACCGACAGGTTCGCCAGGTCGAAGGTGTCCGAGCCCTGGATCTCCTCCAGGGTCGTCCGCGCGCGGCCCAGGATCGCCGCGTTCTTGTCCTCCCAGTCCTTGAACCGCTGCTCCGGGCTCGACGAGCCGTTCCCGGCCGCCAGGACGTCCGCCGTCAGCGCCGAGTGCGCCGCGAACAGGTCCTCACGGATCGACGCACGGGCCATCGACTGCCACCGGTCGTCGCGCGGCAGCTCGATGATCCGGTCCATCAGGTCGGTGATCCGCAGCCGGTCGGCCAGGTCGTAGTAGACCTCGGCCACCGCCAGCGGGTCCTTGCCCGTGCGGTCCGCGATCGCCACGATGTCGAGGATCGGGAAGGCCGAGGAGAAGCCGGCCACCCGCAGCGCGAGCTCCTCCGGCACGCCGACCTCGGTCAGCTCCTCCACGATCGACTGGTACCACTCCAGGTCCGCGCCGCGCAGCAGGTTCGGCAGCTGCGTCCAGACCTGCTCGACGCGCTCGGCGAAGAACTCGATGGTCTCGGTGAGCTGGAGCGGCTGCGGCCGGTTGTTGAGCAGCCAGCGCGTGCCGCGCTCGACGAGCCGGCGGGAGTGCAGCCGCATCCGGGTCTGGACGTCGGCCGGCACCTGGTTGTCGAGGGCCTCGACGGCGTCCCAGACCTGGCCGAGGCGGAAGACGATCCGGGCCGCGGTCTGCGCCCGGACGATCTCCTCGATCGACGCGCCCGTCTCCTCACGGAGGCGGTGCAGGAAGGTCGAGCCACCGGCGTTGACGGTGTCGTTGACCAGGACCGTGGTGATGATCTCGCGGCGCAGGGCGTGGTTGTCGACGGCCTCGGTGAACTTCTCGCGCAGCAGCGTCGGGAAGTACGCGTGGAGCAGGCCGCGCAGGTACGGGTCGTCCGGCAGCTCGGTGCCGATGAGCTCGTCGGCCACCGTGATCTTGGTGTACGCGAGGAGGACGGCGAGCTCCGGCTGGCTCAGACCGCGGCCGTTGTTGAGCAGCTCACGGATCTGCCGGTCGTTGGGCAGGAACTCCAGGGACCTGTCGAGGGCCCCGTCACGGCCGAGCCGGCGCATGAAGCGCTGGTGGGCGTGGAGCAGGGACGGCGACTGGGCGACGGCGTTGGCGAGGGCCGTGTTCTGCGCGTAGTTGTTGCGCAGGACGAGCTTGCCGACCTCGTCGGTCATCTCCGCGAGGATCTTGTTGCGCTGCTTGACGGTCATGTCGCCCTCGGCGACGAGCCCGTTGAGCAGGATCTTGATGTTGACCTCGTGGTCGGAGGTGTCGACGCCGGCGCTGTTGTCGATGGCGTCGGTGTTGACCTTGCCGCCCTGGCCCTCGGGGCCGCCGGTGCGGGCGAACTCGATACGGCCCAGCTGGGTCGCGCCGAGGTTGCCGCCCTCGCCGATGACCTGGGCGCGGACGTCCTGGCCGTCGACGCGGATGGCGTCGTTGGCCTTGTCGCCGACGTCGGCGTTCGACTCGGCCGAGGACTTGACGTACGTGCCGATGCCGCCGTTCCACAGCAGGTCGACGGGCGCGTGGAGCACGGCCTTCATCAGCTCGGCCGGGGTCATCTTGGTGATCCCGCCCTCGATGCCGAGGGCGGCCCTGACCTGCGCGTTGACCGGGATCGACTTGGCGCTGCGGGGGTGGATGCCACCGCCCGCGGAGAGCAGCGAGGTGTCGTAGTCGGCCCAGGACGAGCGGGGCAGCTCGAAGAGCCGGCGGCGCTCGGCGTACGAGACGGCCGCGTCCGGGTTCGGGTCGATGAAGATGTGCCGGTGGTCGAACGCGGCGACGAGCCTGATGTGCTCGCTCAGCAGCATGCCGTTGCCGAAGACGTCGCCGGACATGTCTCCGACGCCGACGACGGTGAAGTCCTCGGTCTGGGTGTCGTGGCCCAGCTCGCGGAAGTGCCGCTTGACGGACTCCCAGGCACCGCGGGCGGTGATGCCCATGCCCTTGTGGTCGTAGCCCGCCGAGCCGCCGGAGGCGAACGCGTCGCCGAGCCAGAAGCCGTACGACTCGGCGACCCCGTTGGCGATGTCGGAGAAGGTCGCGGTGCCCTTGTCGGCGGCGACCACCAGGTAGGTGTCGTCCTCGTCGTGGCGGACCACGTCGAGGGGCGGCACGACCTCGCCCGCGACCAGGTTGTCGGTGATGTCGAGCAGCGCCGAGATGAAGGTCTTGTACGAGGCGATGCCCTCGGCCAGCCAGGCGTCACGGTCCACGGACGGGTCCGGGAGCTGCTTGGCGACGAAGCCGCCCTTGGCGCCGACGGGCACGATGACGGTGTTCTTCACCATCTGCGCCTTGACCAGTCCGAGGATCTCCGTACGGAAGTCCTCACGGCGGTCGGACCAGCGCAGACCGCCTCGGGCGACCTTGCCGAAGCGCAGGTGGACACCCTCGACGCGCGGGGAGTAGACCCAGATCTCGAAGGCCGGGCGGGGCGCGGGAAGGTCCGGGATGGCCTGCGGGTCGAACTTCATCGACACGTACGAGTGCGGTGTGCCGTCCGCCGTCAGCTGGAAGAAGTTCGTCCGCAACGTGGCCTTGATGACGGTCAGGAAGGACCGCAGGATCCGGTCCTCGTCCAGGCTCGCGACCTGGTCGAGGGCGGCGTCCAGCTCCTCCAGGAGTGCGTCGATCAGCTCGGTGCCGGCGCGCTGGCGCTCCGGGGCCATCCGGGCCTCGAAGAGGTTCACGAGCAGCCGGGTGGTGTGGACGTTGTTGCGGAGGGTGTCCTCCATGTAGTCCTGACTGAACGTCGCACCGGCCTGGCGCAGGTACTTGGCGTAGGCGCGCAGCACCATCGCCTCGCGCCAGTTGAGCCCGGCGGAGAGGACGAGCGAGTTGAAGTTGTCGTTCTCGGCCTCGCCGGTCCAGGTGGCGGCGAAGGCCTCCTGGAAGCGCTCGCGGGCGTCGTCGCCGAGGTAGTCGCCGCCGTTGCCGGTAGCGGCGGGCATCCGCAGGCCGAAGTCGTACACCCAGGCGTGCGTACGGTCGGCGCAGCGCAGCTCGTACGGCCGCTCGTCGGTCACCTCGACGCCGAGCCGGTTGAGCACCGGGAGCACGGCGGAGAGGGAGATCGGGTCGCCCGTCTTGTAGATCTTGAAGCGGCGCTCGCCGGGGCCCGCGCCGACCGGCTCGTAGAGCGAGAGCGCGAAGTCCTTGCCGCCGCCGGCCCGGACCAGGGCCTCCAGGTGGACGAGGTCGGCGACGGCCGCGCGCGGCGAGTGGTCGGCCTTGTAGCCCTCGGGGAAGGCGTTGCCGTAGCGGCGGAGCAGCTCGGCGGCCCGTTCCTCGCCGCACTCGGCGTTGAGCGCCTCGCCGAAGCCGTCGGACCAAGAGCGGGCGGCCTCGACGAGCCGGGTCTCGATGCGGTCGACGTCGGCGTCGGTGAGCTTCGCCAGCTCGTTGCCGGGCTGGACGCGGACGACGAAGTGCAGCCGGGACAGGATCGACTCGGTGTTCCAGGCGGTGAAGTCGACGCTGATGCCGTCGAGCTCCTCCTTCAGGATGTCGATGATCCGCAGCCGGACGCGGGTCGTGTAGCGGTCGCGCGGCAGGTAGACGAGGGCCGAGTAGTAGCGGCCGTACTCGTCCTGGCGCAGGTACAGGCGCAGCCGGCGCCGCTCCTGCAGGTACAGGACGCTGGTGACGACGGACCGGAGCTGGTCGGCCGGGGTCTGGAAGAGCTCGTCGCGCGGGTACGTCTCCAGGATCTGGAGCAGGTCGCGGCCGTCGTGGCTGTTCGGCGAGAAGCCGGCGCCCTCCAGGACCTCCTGGACCTTGCGCTTGACCACGGGGACGCGCCGCACGGACTCGGTGTAGGCGGCCGAGGAGAACAGGCCGAGGAAGCGGCGCTCGCCGATGACGTTGCCGTCGGCGTCGAACTTCTTCACACCGACGTAGTCGAGGTACGAGGGGCGGTGCACGGTCGAGCGGCTGTTGGCCTTCGTCAGGATCAGCAGCTTGTGCTCGCGCGCCTTGGCACGGACGTCCTCGGGCAGCCGGCTGAAGGACGGCGAGACGGGGTGGGCGTGGTGGCCCTGGTCGTCGCCCCCGTGCTGCGGGTCGGAGCGCAGGATGCCGAGGCCGGTGCCGGGCACGGCGGACAGGGCGTCACCGTTGACCAGCTGATACTCGCGGTAGCCGAGGAAGGTGAAGTGGTCGTCGGCGAGCCAGCGCAGCAGCTCGCGGGCCTCCTCCACCTCGGTCGGACGCAGGTCGGAGGCAGTGGGCTCGGCCGGGAGGCCCTCGGCGATCCGCAGGGCGGCGTCGCGCATCTTCTCCCAGTCCTCGACCGTCTCGCGGACGTCGGACAGGACGCGCAGCAGATCGGAGGTGATCTGCTTGAGGTCGGCGCGGTCGGTCTCCCGGTCGATCTCGACGTGGATCCACGACTCGGTGAGCGCGTCGTGCGGCAGCTCGCCCTGGATCTGCGCCGACAGGACCTCGATGAGCTTGCCCGTGAGGTCACGGCGGACAAGGACCTGCGGGTGGATCACGACGTGGATGCCGCGGCCCTGGCGCGAGAGCTCGTTGGTGACCGAGTCCACCAGGAACGGCATGTCGTCGGTGACGACCTCGACGACGGAGTGGCTGCTCGTCCAGCCGTTCTCCTCGACCGTCGGAGTGTGGACGCGCACGTTCGCCGTGCCCTGCGGACGGTTCTCCGCGAGGCGGTAGTGAGAGAGCGCCGCGCCGAACACGTCGACCGGGTCCCGGTCGCCGAGGTCCTCCGGTGCGGTGTGCAGGTAGTAGCGCTGGAGGTACTCGAGCACGGTGTCCCGGTCCGGGTGCTCCCCGGCACCCTCCGGGCCCGTCGGAAGTCGCCCCCCGACCGGGCTGTGCTCAGCTACCCGAGCGGCCCTTTCGAGCAGCTCGGCCTTGGCTTCGTCCAGCTTGGTCTGCATGTCCTCTGACTCCTGTCGCGCGCCGTTGCGTGACGTCGGTGGAAGAAAGGACAGAACGACGCCTCGACGCGGTGATTCCGGTCGAAGACGACGTTATGCCCGAATGAGAGATGCCCGGGTCGTTATCGGCCACGGAGAGCGGCGCGCCCGGACGGAGAGGATCGGCGAACGCGCTGTCGGCCCGGCCGCTGTCGCGGGCCGGGCGGCAGCCGGGGGCTTCACTGCCCCCACGGCGTATCGCGCTGATCACGGCAAAAGCCTATCGCCCTCGCCCCCCGAACCGTCATGGTCCGTATGTGTACAAAAGAGGGGGTGGAAGTTTGACGTTCTGGACAGCGACACATGTCCTCTTGGCAAAGCGCCCCGCCGCGGGCACCGTGTACGCGAGCATGGGCGCAGCAGTGCAGACCGACCATCTGTGATCTGGGAGAGCCATGGCGAAGATCCTGATCGTGACCGGGGACGCGGCGGAGTCGCTGGAGGTGATGTACCCCTACCAGCGGCTGCTGGAAGAGGGATACGAGGTCCACATCGCCGCGCCGGCACGCAAACAGCTCCGCTTCGTCGTTCACGACTTCGAGCCCGGCTTCGACACGTACACCGAGAAGCCCGGCTACACCTGGCCCGCCGACCTGGCCTTCTCCGAGGTCGACCCGGGCGCGTACCTCGCGGTGGTGATCCCGGGCGGCCGGGCGCCGGAGTACCTGCGCAACGACCCGGAGCTCCGCAAGATCCTCAAGGCCTTCTTCGACGCGGACAAGCCGGTGGCCCAGATCTGCCACGGGCCGCTCCTGACGGCCGCGGTCGGCGGCCTGGAGGGCCGCCGGGTCACCGCGTACCCGGCCCTGGAACTGGACATGCAGGCCGCCGGGGCGACCTTCCAGGACAGCGCGGCGGTGGTGGACGGCCTCCTGGTCTCCTCACGGGCCTGGCCGGACCACCCCACCTGGATGCGCGAGTTCCTGAAGGTCCTCCGCGCCAAGGCCTGACCTCCGGGGTCAGGGGGCCGTGGCGGGGCGGTGGGCTCGCGTTCCGCACGGGCGGAAAGCGGGGCGCGACCGCCCACCGGCCTGCACTAGGCCCCCTGCCCCCGCCCGCCACCGGACGGGCCCGTCACGCCGCCCGGTGACCGGACGGTCCTGTCAGACCAGCTCCTCCGCGATGGCCACGGCCTCGGCCAGCGAGTCCACCACCGGCACCCCGACCCGTTCCAACGACGCGCGACTGTGCGAGCCCCCGGTGTAGAGCACTGCCTTCGCCCCCACGTGCGCCGCGGCGATCGCGTCGTCCGCCGCGTCACCGATGACGACGATCCGCTCGGGGAGCACCCCTTCCAGCGCGGCCAGATGCCGCACCATGTGCCCCGACTTCCCGTCCGTGGACGCGTCGACCCGCCCGTCCATCCGCACGAAGCGCTCCGCGATCCCATGCCTCCGCACCAGCGGGATCAGCTCCGCGTGCGGCGCCAGCGACAGCAGTGACTGCGTGAACCCGGACGCCTGCCGCGCCGCGAGCAGCTCGGCGGCCCCGGAGGTCAGCCCGCAGCTCTCGGCGCGCTCCCAGTAGTGCCGGTGGAAGGCTCCGTCCATGACGGACCACTCGTCGTCGGTGGGAAGTCGCCCCATGAGCCGCTCGTAGAACTTGGGCACGGGCACCGTGTAGAGCTCCCGGTACCGCTCAAGAGTGATCGATGCGAGTCCCAGCTCGGCGAACGCCGCGTTGGTCGCCCCGATGACCGCGCTGATGTCGTCGAGCAGTGTGCCGTTCCAGTCCCAGACCAGATGCTTGCCGCGCAAGCCGTCGTGCTTCCCCATGGAAAGACGGTACCCGCAGCCACCGACACCCAAGACTCGAGGGCACCGGCCGAGCCGCGTCAGCCCAGCAGCCCGGGAATCTCCTGCACCCCGAACCACAGCAGCTCGTGGTCCTCGGCCCCGTCGACGACGAACTGCGCGTCGTCGTCCCCCTGATCCGCCGCGCCCAGCGCGTGCGCCGCCGCCGTCACGTCCGCCTCCGCGTCGTCCGCGTCCGCGTGCACGGCAGCGGCCGTGGCGAGCCGAACGGGCCCGGCGATCCGGACCTCGCCGATGGAGCTGACGGTGAGGGCCCCGTCGGGGTCCGCTGCCGCGTCCTTGTCGGCGACGTCGACGGCGACGACGATCCGGCGCCGGGGCGCCTCAGGGTCGCCGGACAGCAGTCGCAGGGAGGCGGAGGCGGCGCGGTTGAGCGCCGCGTACTCCAGCTCCTCGATGTCGTCGGAGACGTACCACTCGCGCAGGGCGGGGGTGACGGCGTAGGCGGTCAGCGGACCGGGGCCCAGCTCGCCCGCCTTGTGCGCCTGTGCGAGACCGGGGAGGGTCAGGGGGACGTACACGCGCATGGCTGGCCGCTTTCGTAGACAGAGAGGCCCTCAGGATACGTGCGGAGTCCCCCTTCGGGGTGGTCGGCCGGAGCCGGCACACGTCCACCGCGGGAGGCGGCTCCCGGGACCTCGGAGAGCCGATTTTCCCTCGCGTCACCCGGATAGGTGATTCGGTTTCGACCCGCCTCGTCGTGGCGGACTCCTTGCGAGCCCCTGGAGCCCACCCGTACAAGATCCCCAACGGAAAGTTACTGACCGGTACCACACGGTCACGCAACGACAGGGGCCCGCCATGAACGCCGCACTCACCACCCAGCCGCAGCCTCGGCCACACACCCGGCCCGAGCCGCAGCACCCCGCGGCGAGCACCCGGCCCCGCACCCCGCGCCCCCGCACCGCCCCCGGCGGCCCGGCAGGCACCCGCCCGCGCGGTTCCGCCGGCACCCACCCCCGCGCCGGCCACCCCCGCGCCCTGCCGCCGCACACCGTCTTCGCCGAGCGCCTCCTCGCCGTGCTCAGCGGCGAACGCCCGGTCCACTGGATGCTCGGCCACACCGTCGGCGAGGCGTACGAACAGCTCGTCCGGATCGCCCCGCAGACGCCCCTGCGCTCCCTCGGCCCCCGCCCGGTCCTGCGCCGCTGCTCGGTCCAGGTGGACGACGACCGGGCCGCCGTGGAGGCCTTCGCGACGATCGCGACCGGCATCCGCGTCCGGGCCATGGCGTTCCGCCTGGAGCGCGGCGCCGACCAGCGCTGGCGCTGCGCCGCCGTCGAACTCGACGGCCTCGGAGCGACGGCCCGCGCATGACGGAGGGGCCGCACATGACGGAGGGGCCGGCCGCCCACCGGGCGACCGACCCCTCCGCACCACGTCTCACCGCGTTCGGCGGCACCGTGTCGACGGCACCGCCCCGGTGTCACCGCTCGTGCGGCACCGTCTCTCGACGGCGCCGCACGAGCGGCTCCCCGTCACTTCTTGCGACGACGCCCGCCGCCACCCGCGTTCTTCTGCGCCTTGCGGCGCTCCGCACGCGTCATCCCGTCACCGGCGTCGACGTCGTCCGAGGCGAAGTCGCCCTCGACGACACCGCCGTCGCCGTCCACCGTCGGCGCGGAGAAGTGCAGCCGGTCCGGCCGCTGCGGGGCGTCGAGCCCCTTGGCACGGATCTCCGGACGCCCGGCACCGGCCGGCACCGCGTCCTGCTTGTCGAGCGACGGACCGCTCGCCTGCACCGGGACCTCCTCGACCTGCTGCTCGACCTGGACCTCCAGGTTGAACAGGTAGCCGACGGACTCCTCCTTGATGCCCTCCATCATGGCGGTGAACATGTCGAAGCCCTCGCGCTGGTACTCGACCAGCGGGTCCTTCTGCGCCATGGCACGCAGGCCGATGCCCTCCTGGAGGTAGTCCATCTCGTAGAGGTGCTCACGCCACTTGCGGTCCAGGACGGAGAGGACCACGCGGCGCTCCAGCTCACGCATGATCTCCGAGCCGAGCTGCTTCTCCCGCGAGTCGTACTGCTCGTGGATGTCGTCCTTGATGGACTCGGCGATGAACTCGGCGGTGATGCCCGCCCGGTCCCCGGCCGCGTCCTCCAGCTCGTCCACGGTGACCTTCACCGGGTAGAGCTGCTTGAAGGCGTTCCACAGACGGTCGAGGTCCCACTCCTCCGCGAAGCCCTCGGCGGTCTCCTGGCGGATGTAGTCGTCGATCGTGTCGTCCATGAAGTGCTGGATCTGCTCCTGCAGGTCCTCGCCCTCCAGGACACGGCGGCGCTCGCCGTAGATGACCTGACGCTGCCGGTTGAGGACGTCGTCGTACTTCAGGACGTTCTTACGCGTCTCGAAGTTCTGGGTCTCGACCTGCGACTGGGCGGAGGCGATCGCCCGGGTGACCATCTTGTTCTCGATCGGCACGTCGTCCGGCACGTTCGCCATGGCCATCACGCGCTCGACCATCTGCGCCTTGAACAGACGCATCAGGTCGTCGCCGAGCGAGAGGTAGAAGCGGGACTCGCCCGGGTCACCCTGACGGCCGGAACGACCGCGCAGCTGGTTGTCGATACGACGGGACTCGTGCCGCTCGGTACCGAGCACGTACAGCCCGCCGAGATCCT
This sequence is a window from Streptomyces sp. NBC_00691. Protein-coding genes within it:
- a CDS encoding DUF6912 family protein, with the protein product MRVYVPLTLPGLAQAHKAGELGPGPLTAYAVTPALREWYVSDDIEELEYAALNRAASASLRLLSGDPEAPRRRIVVAVDVADKDAAADPDGALTVSSIGEVRIAGPVRLATAAAVHADADDAEADVTAAAHALGAADQGDDDAQFVVDGAEDHELLWFGVQEIPGLLG
- a CDS encoding Rv3235 family protein; this encodes MNAALTTQPQPRPHTRPEPQHPAASTRPRTPRPRTAPGGPAGTRPRGSAGTHPRAGHPRALPPHTVFAERLLAVLSGERPVHWMLGHTVGEAYEQLVRIAPQTPLRSLGPRPVLRRCSVQVDDDRAAVEAFATIATGIRVRAMAFRLERGADQRWRCAAVELDGLGATARA